Proteins from one Lolium rigidum isolate FL_2022 unplaced genomic scaffold, APGP_CSIRO_Lrig_0.1 contig_17489_1, whole genome shotgun sequence genomic window:
- the LOC124680474 gene encoding dihydroceramide fatty acyl 2-hydroxylase FAH1-like isoform X1, with translation MSTLCCSSDWGRVQKMVVHEFTVDLSKPLVFQVGHLGEHYQEWVHQPIVSKEGPRFFRNDVMEFLTLTKWWVVPVIWLPVVYWLFAKSILMGHTIREVVLMALFGVFVWTLIEYTLHRFLFHIETKTYWSNTAHYLIHGCHHKHPMDSLRLVFPPAGTAILCVPFWNIVAFFATPSTTPALFGGGLLGYVMYDCTHYYLHHGQPSKDPAKHLKRYHLNHHFRIQDKGFGITSSLWDAIFGTLPSSKITVKYN, from the exons ATGTCTACTCTATGTTGCAGCTCTGATTGGGGAAGAGTACAGAAGATGGTCGTGCACGAGTTCACCGTTGATCTCAGCAAGCCTCTTGTTTTCCAG GTTGGCCATCTCGGGGAACATTACCAGGAATGGGTTCACCAACCTATCGTCAGCAAAGAAGGCCCACGCTTTTTCAGAAACGATGTAATGGAG TTCTTGACACTCACGAAATGGTGGGTTGTGCCAGTCATATGGCTACCTGTCGTCTACTGGCTGTTTGCCAAGTCTATTCTGATGGGTCATACTATACGGGAAGTAGTTCTGATGGCCCTATTTGGCGTATTTGTATGGACATTGATTGAGTATACCTTGCACCGCTTCCTATTCCACATCGAGACGAAAACCTATTG GTCAAACACAGCACATTACCTTATTCATGGATGCCATCATAAGCACCCGATGGACTCACTCAGACTTGTGTTTCCTCCTGCTGGAACAGCAATTTTGTGTGTGCCG TTCTGGAACATAGTTGCGttctttgcaactccatccaccacTCCTGCACTATTTGGCGGTGGCCTGTTGGGGTATGTGATGTATGATTGCACCCACTACTACTTGCACCATGGACAGCCATCCAAAGATCCAGCAAAGCATCTCAAG CGGTATCACCTTAACCACCATTTCAGAATCCAGGACAAGGGCTTCGGCATCACCTCATCGCTCTGGGACGCCATCTTCGGTACTTTGCCTTCATCCAAGATCACTGTGAAGTACAACTGA
- the LOC124680474 gene encoding dihydroceramide fatty acyl 2-hydroxylase FAH1-like isoform X2, protein MVVHEFTVDLSKPLVFQVGHLGEHYQEWVHQPIVSKEGPRFFRNDVMEFLTLTKWWVVPVIWLPVVYWLFAKSILMGHTIREVVLMALFGVFVWTLIEYTLHRFLFHIETKTYWSNTAHYLIHGCHHKHPMDSLRLVFPPAGTAILCVPFWNIVAFFATPSTTPALFGGGLLGYVMYDCTHYYLHHGQPSKDPAKHLKRYHLNHHFRIQDKGFGITSSLWDAIFGTLPSSKITVKYN, encoded by the exons ATGGTCGTGCACGAGTTCACCGTTGATCTCAGCAAGCCTCTTGTTTTCCAG GTTGGCCATCTCGGGGAACATTACCAGGAATGGGTTCACCAACCTATCGTCAGCAAAGAAGGCCCACGCTTTTTCAGAAACGATGTAATGGAG TTCTTGACACTCACGAAATGGTGGGTTGTGCCAGTCATATGGCTACCTGTCGTCTACTGGCTGTTTGCCAAGTCTATTCTGATGGGTCATACTATACGGGAAGTAGTTCTGATGGCCCTATTTGGCGTATTTGTATGGACATTGATTGAGTATACCTTGCACCGCTTCCTATTCCACATCGAGACGAAAACCTATTG GTCAAACACAGCACATTACCTTATTCATGGATGCCATCATAAGCACCCGATGGACTCACTCAGACTTGTGTTTCCTCCTGCTGGAACAGCAATTTTGTGTGTGCCG TTCTGGAACATAGTTGCGttctttgcaactccatccaccacTCCTGCACTATTTGGCGGTGGCCTGTTGGGGTATGTGATGTATGATTGCACCCACTACTACTTGCACCATGGACAGCCATCCAAAGATCCAGCAAAGCATCTCAAG CGGTATCACCTTAACCACCATTTCAGAATCCAGGACAAGGGCTTCGGCATCACCTCATCGCTCTGGGACGCCATCTTCGGTACTTTGCCTTCATCCAAGATCACTGTGAAGTACAACTGA